TATAGTGGAATCCGGGCAAAGGCATGTTGTTGCAAGCCATGGCAACACAATAGGCTGAGTGGGCATGAATCACTGCGTTTGCCTTGTCGCTGTTCTTATACACGGCTGAATGCATGCGCCATTCTGAGGAGGGTTTTATGTCCCCTGCCCACGTGCCGTCTTCTCGCACGAATACAACACGGTCTGGCGTGAGATTTTGAGCAGTTGCGCCAGAGCAGGAAATCAACATCCCACCTTCTACTCGGCAACTCACGTTACCAGTCGCCAGATCCATAAGACCTGTATCGACCAAATGACGGTAGGTGGCAACCAGATCTTCCGAAGAGTGTAGCTGTTCCATTTGCATCTCCTAGTGAAATCCCGACGCCTGCCGCTCGGCAGAATCGCTGGGACAAGAATAGAAAAAGGAGACAGCGTCACGTGGCTCGTCCGAGTGGTTACCGCCAGACCAATGCACCGTGCGGGCGCTATGAACCACTGCGTCTCCCGGTTCGAGTTCAGCCGCTATAACGTCTGTGGACTCCTGATCAATATTTGGAATGGGCATAACATTCGCGTACTCCTCTCTATGGGAGCCTGACAAATATTGTAGGCAGCCGTTTTTGATATTGACCGGATCAAGTGCAAACCAAATTGTTACGCCGCCTTTTGAATCGCCTTCACGACCTAGCGCATCTATATGAGGCCCTATGCCCTGGAGATCACCCTCTGGACGACCAAACCAAGCTACCGACAAACCCGCAACTTCGCCGCCCAATAACTGTTCTAAAAACTGGACATGTTTGCCACTCTTTAGTTGCGCATCGAGGTAGCCATCATAATGATGAAGTGACTTTATAACGTTCTTATACTTTCCTGCACCGTGATCTTGACTGGTCATTCTGTCCGCCAGCGGC
The sequence above is a segment of the Flavobacteriales bacterium TMED191 genome. Coding sequences within it:
- a CDS encoding class II aldolase, which codes for MQMEQLHSSEDLVATYRHLVDTGLMDLATGNVSCRVEGGMLISCSGATAQNLTPDRVVFVREDGTWAGDIKPSSEWRMHSAVYKNSDKANAVIHAHSAYCVAMACNNMPLPGFHYMVGMFGGSDVPCVPYSTFGTGELAENAGNALQXRAACLLGNHGMICRGADFDKAISNAELLEILCKHYLLAKQLGEPDLLTDEQWDEFFGRAEKVAYSAFI